In Thiospirochaeta perfilievii, a single window of DNA contains:
- the coaD gene encoding pantetheine-phosphate adenylyltransferase has protein sequence MIKVVFPGSFDPPTKGHLDIIRRCSRIFDSVTVLIAEHPTKKGMFTINERLELLNEMIKDFSNVSVDYYDGLVVKYAEHNEISVIVRGLRNNSDYQYEYELDMANKVASNSIETFFINATPGMVSIKSSLVKELFGYSVDVSSFVTPNVYEAMKRRQ, from the coding sequence ATGATAAAAGTAGTATTCCCTGGGTCCTTTGATCCACCGACTAAGGGGCATTTAGATATTATTAGAAGATGCTCCAGGATTTTTGATAGCGTAACAGTTTTAATTGCTGAGCACCCAACAAAGAAGGGAATGTTCACAATAAATGAAAGATTAGAATTATTAAATGAAATGATTAAAGATTTTTCCAATGTAAGTGTTGATTATTATGATGGTCTCGTTGTAAAATACGCGGAGCATAATGAGATAAGTGTTATTGTTAGGGGATTACGTAACAATAGTGATTATCAGTATGAGTATGAGTTAGATATGGCCAATAAAGTTGCTTCTAACTCTATAGAGACTTTTTTTATAAATGCAACACCTGGTATGGTTAGTATTAAATCGTCTCTAGTTAAGGAATTATTTGGATATAGTGTTGATGTTTCATCTTTTGTAACACCTAATGTTTATGAAGCGATGAAGAGGAGACAATAA